One Actinosynnema pretiosum DNA segment encodes these proteins:
- a CDS encoding ATP-binding cassette domain-containing protein, giving the protein MIEVRELTKRYGATRAVDGLSFTVPPGLVTGFLGPNGAGKSTTMRVVLGLDRPTSGEALIGGSRYADLPRPLHRVGALLDAGDAHPGRAARDHLRVLARSNGIGDRRVDELLERVGLGSVAGRRVGALSLGMRQRLGVAAALLGDPEVLLFDEPVNGLDPEGIRWIRGLMRGLAAEGRAVLVSSHLMGEMALTADRVVVVGRGRLVLEGPVSELVGRARREVLVRAPEPGGLVAALERAGGEVVAEGERWVVRGLDAPAVAGIAHAEGVLLHELTPRGASLEEAYLELTESVVRHRAEGVAA; this is encoded by the coding sequence GTGATCGAAGTGCGTGAGCTGACCAAGCGCTACGGCGCGACGAGAGCGGTCGACGGCCTGAGCTTCACCGTGCCGCCCGGCCTGGTGACCGGGTTCCTCGGCCCGAACGGCGCGGGCAAGTCCACCACCATGCGCGTGGTCCTGGGCCTTGACCGCCCCACCTCGGGCGAGGCGCTGATCGGCGGCAGCCGGTACGCCGACCTGCCCCGGCCGCTGCACCGGGTGGGCGCGCTGCTCGACGCCGGTGACGCCCACCCCGGCCGCGCGGCCCGCGACCACCTGCGCGTGCTGGCCAGGAGCAACGGCATCGGCGACCGCAGGGTGGACGAGCTGCTGGAGCGGGTCGGGCTGGGCTCGGTGGCGGGCAGGCGGGTGGGCGCGCTGTCGCTGGGTATGCGGCAGCGGCTGGGCGTCGCGGCGGCGCTGCTCGGGGACCCGGAGGTGCTGCTGTTCGACGAGCCGGTGAACGGGCTCGACCCGGAGGGCATCCGCTGGATCCGGGGGCTGATGCGGGGCTTGGCGGCGGAGGGCAGGGCGGTGCTGGTGTCGAGCCACCTGATGGGCGAGATGGCGCTGACCGCGGACCGGGTGGTCGTGGTCGGGCGGGGCAGGCTGGTGCTGGAGGGGCCGGTGTCGGAGCTGGTGGGCCGGGCGCGGCGCGAGGTGCTGGTGCGCGCCCCGGAGCCCGGCGGGCTGGTGGCGGCGCTGGAGCGGGCGGGCGGCGAGGTCGTCGCCGAGGGGGAGCGGTGGGTGGTGCGCGGGCTGGACGCGCCCGCCGTCGCCGGGATCGCGCACGCCGAGGGGGTGCTGCTGCACGAGCTGACGCCGCGCGGCGCGTCCCTGGAGGAGGCGTACCTGGAGCTGACCGAGTCCGTCGTGCGGCACCGCGCCGAGGGGGTGGCGGCGTGA
- a CDS encoding ABC transporter permease: MTALLSSEWLKLRTVRSTAVLLAVLAAALLGGAAIAYLMTADWDHASPEVRLRFEAADPALPVVPIGQFCLGVLGALAITAEHGGGMIRPALVAVPRRGAFLAAKTAVVAATATALALLLSVAATGLGEWITGDRPAPIAAFPELSDAWPTVLANALVMAVSALVGLGLGFAVRSSAGALTTLSVLQFVIPTASLLLPAPWNEHVYGTSLAALAPQLAGTQPDPLLSPWGAGLAVALHAVLALGAGAVVLLRRDA; encoded by the coding sequence GTGACCGCGCTGCTGTCGTCCGAGTGGCTCAAGCTCCGCACGGTCCGCTCCACGGCGGTGCTGCTCGCCGTGCTCGCCGCGGCCCTGCTGGGGGGCGCCGCGATCGCCTACCTGATGACCGCCGACTGGGACCACGCCTCGCCCGAGGTGCGGCTGCGGTTCGAGGCCGCCGACCCGGCGCTGCCGGTGGTCCCCATCGGCCAGTTCTGCCTGGGCGTGCTGGGCGCGCTGGCCATCACCGCCGAGCACGGCGGCGGCATGATCCGCCCGGCGCTGGTGGCCGTGCCGCGCAGGGGCGCGTTCCTGGCGGCGAAGACGGCGGTGGTGGCCGCGACCGCGACCGCCCTCGCGCTGCTGCTGTCGGTGGCCGCGACCGGGCTGGGGGAGTGGATCACCGGGGACCGGCCCGCGCCGATCGCGGCGTTCCCCGAGCTGTCCGACGCGTGGCCGACGGTGCTGGCGAACGCGCTGGTCATGGCGGTGTCGGCGCTGGTCGGTCTCGGCCTCGGCTTCGCCGTGCGCTCCAGCGCGGGCGCGCTGACCACCCTGTCGGTGCTCCAGTTCGTCATCCCGACCGCGTCCCTGCTGCTGCCCGCGCCGTGGAACGAGCACGTCTACGGCACCAGCCTGGCCGCGCTGGCCCCCCAGCTCGCGGGCACCCAACCCGACCCGCTGCTGTCCCCGTGGGGCGCGGGGCTGGCGGTGGCGCTGCACGCGGTCCTCGCGCTGGGGGCGGGCGCGGTGGTGCTGCTGCGCCGCGACGCCTGA
- a CDS encoding NUDIX hydrolase yields MELVALVDPDGAVVGRATRERVRAEGLWHSCAAIVVLSGDGERVYVHRRTDTKDVYPGLHDPTCGGVIADGESPEECARRELREELGVSAPVEFLFRAPFEDGSIRYVAHVYLARSDGPFTHQPEEVAWGGWVPLARVRELVADPEWAVVPDGRALVRRWFASGGGSRPEVG; encoded by the coding sequence GTGGAGCTGGTGGCGCTGGTTGACCCGGACGGGGCAGTGGTGGGGCGCGCGACGCGGGAGCGGGTCCGCGCGGAGGGTTTGTGGCACTCGTGCGCGGCGATCGTGGTGCTGTCGGGGGACGGCGAGCGGGTGTACGTGCACCGGCGGACCGACACCAAGGACGTGTACCCCGGTCTGCACGACCCGACGTGCGGCGGGGTGATCGCGGACGGGGAGTCGCCGGAGGAGTGCGCGCGGCGGGAGCTGCGGGAGGAGCTGGGGGTGTCGGCGCCGGTGGAGTTCCTGTTCCGGGCGCCGTTCGAGGACGGGAGCATCCGGTACGTCGCGCACGTCTACCTGGCGCGGTCCGACGGGCCGTTCACCCACCAGCCGGAGGAAGTGGCCTGGGGCGGGTGGGTGCCGCTCGCACGGGTGCGGGAGCTGGTGGCGGACCCGGAGTGGGCGGTGGTGCCGGACGGGCGGGCGCTCGTGCGGCGGTGGTTCGCTTCCGGAGGTGGCTCTCGGCCGGAAGTGGGGTGA
- a CDS encoding Rv0361 family membrane protein, with amino-acid sequence MSVPPPPGPQGPPSGPFGQQPGYGQPSGGFPQQPQQPGYGQPGQYGQPDQYGQQPQSGQFGQQPGQFGQQPGQPGQYGQQPYGQPGQQPGYGQPGQYGQQPGQFGQQPYGQPGQPGFEQYGGVPPKKKSPLPWVLGGVGALVVIGVVVTLVVVLGGGGGSSAQEVAERYVAAANGDGELGEDMLCAADAAKIAELNKQFENMEKPDLGDLPDSPASQMKTTNTLGKVTENGDKGTFEVIVKYENVPDILKEYAKDTTRTMDVVKEDGGWKVCNVFKAPETTTLGG; translated from the coding sequence ATGTCGGTCCCGCCGCCTCCCGGTCCCCAGGGGCCGCCGTCCGGCCCGTTCGGCCAGCAGCCCGGCTACGGGCAGCCCAGCGGCGGCTTCCCGCAGCAGCCCCAGCAGCCGGGGTACGGGCAGCCCGGCCAGTACGGGCAGCCGGACCAGTACGGCCAGCAGCCCCAGTCGGGGCAGTTCGGGCAGCAGCCGGGGCAGTTCGGCCAGCAGCCGGGCCAGCCCGGCCAGTACGGGCAGCAGCCCTACGGCCAGCCCGGCCAGCAGCCCGGTTACGGCCAGCCCGGTCAGTACGGCCAGCAGCCGGGGCAGTTCGGGCAGCAGCCCTACGGCCAGCCCGGCCAGCCCGGCTTCGAGCAGTACGGCGGCGTCCCGCCCAAGAAGAAGAGCCCTCTGCCCTGGGTGCTCGGCGGCGTCGGCGCGCTCGTGGTGATCGGCGTCGTCGTGACGCTGGTGGTGGTGCTCGGCGGCGGTGGCGGCAGCAGCGCGCAGGAGGTTGCCGAGCGCTACGTCGCGGCGGCCAACGGCGACGGCGAGCTGGGCGAGGACATGCTCTGCGCCGCGGACGCGGCCAAGATCGCCGAGCTGAACAAGCAGTTCGAGAACATGGAGAAGCCGGACCTCGGCGACCTCCCCGACTCGCCCGCCTCGCAGATGAAGACCACGAACACCCTCGGCAAGGTGACCGAGAACGGCGACAAGGGCACCTTCGAGGTGATCGTGAAGTACGAGAACGTGCCGGACATCCTGAAGGAGTACGCCAAGGACACCACGCGCACGATGGACGTGGTGAAGGAGGACGGCGGCTGGAAGGTCTGCAACGTCTTCAAGGCGCCGGAGACCACCACCCTCGGCGGCTGA
- the arc gene encoding proteasome ATPase, which translates to MPHGHPGSQPDEGGELSNGSSSGELTAQIRFLEDEIALLRRKLTESPRHARLLEQRLAEATERVNQLTERNTKLIDTLREARGQLLALREEVDRLAQPPSGYGVFLARFEDGTVDVFTSGRRMRVSVSPSVEASSLVMGQSVRLNEALTVVEGGDFERTGEVCALREVLDDGGAEGSVARALVVGHADEERVVWLAQPLLDSPLKAGDSLLVDSKAGFAYERVPKAEVEDLVLEEVPDVRYEDIGGLSRQIEQIRDAVELPFLHADLFREYKLRPPKGVLLYGPPGCGKTLIAKAVANSLAKQVSKARGEDHKDAKSFFLNIKGPELLNKFVGETERHIRLIFQRAREKASEGTPVIVFFDEMDSIFRTRGSGVSSDVETTIVPQLLSEIDGVEGLENVIVIGASNREDMIDPAILRPGRLDVKIKIERPDAEGAKDIFAKYLTDDLPLHADDLTEFGGDPAACIQGMVQHTVERMYEETDENRFLEVTYANGDKEVLYFRDFNSGAMIQNIVDRAKKSAIKSLLDTKQPGLSVRHLMDAIVDEFAENEDLPNTTNPDDWARISGKKGERIVYIRTLVTGKNQETGRAIDTATNTGQYL; encoded by the coding sequence ATGCCGCACGGTCATCCCGGCAGCCAGCCCGACGAGGGCGGCGAGCTGAGCAATGGCAGCAGCTCCGGCGAGTTGACGGCGCAGATCAGGTTCCTCGAGGACGAGATCGCGCTGCTCCGCCGCAAGTTGACGGAATCCCCACGACACGCCCGCCTGCTGGAGCAGCGGTTGGCCGAGGCCACCGAGCGCGTCAACCAGCTGACCGAGCGCAACACCAAGCTCATCGACACCCTCCGCGAGGCGCGCGGCCAGCTCCTCGCGCTCCGCGAGGAGGTGGACCGGCTGGCGCAGCCGCCCAGCGGGTACGGCGTCTTCCTCGCCCGGTTCGAGGACGGCACGGTCGACGTGTTCACGTCCGGCCGCCGGATGCGCGTGTCCGTCTCGCCGTCGGTCGAGGCGTCCTCCCTGGTCATGGGTCAGTCCGTGCGCCTGAACGAGGCGCTGACCGTGGTCGAGGGCGGCGACTTCGAGCGCACCGGCGAGGTGTGCGCGCTGCGCGAGGTGCTCGACGACGGCGGGGCCGAGGGCTCCGTCGCGCGGGCGCTGGTCGTCGGCCACGCGGACGAGGAGCGGGTGGTCTGGCTCGCCCAGCCGCTGCTCGACTCCCCGCTCAAGGCCGGGGACTCGCTCCTGGTCGACTCCAAGGCGGGCTTCGCCTACGAGCGGGTGCCCAAGGCCGAGGTGGAGGACCTGGTGCTGGAGGAGGTGCCGGACGTCCGCTACGAGGACATCGGCGGCCTCTCCCGGCAGATCGAGCAGATCCGCGACGCCGTGGAGCTGCCGTTCCTGCACGCCGACCTGTTCCGCGAGTACAAGCTGCGCCCGCCCAAGGGCGTCCTGCTCTACGGCCCTCCCGGCTGCGGCAAGACGCTCATCGCGAAGGCGGTCGCGAACTCGCTGGCCAAGCAGGTCTCGAAGGCGCGCGGCGAGGACCACAAGGACGCCAAGAGCTTCTTCCTCAACATCAAGGGCCCCGAGCTGCTCAACAAGTTCGTCGGCGAGACCGAGCGGCACATCCGGCTGATCTTCCAGCGGGCGCGGGAGAAGGCCTCCGAGGGCACCCCCGTGATCGTGTTCTTCGACGAGATGGACTCGATCTTCCGCACCCGCGGCAGCGGCGTGTCCTCCGACGTGGAGACCACGATCGTGCCGCAGCTGCTCTCGGAGATCGACGGCGTCGAGGGCCTGGAGAACGTCATCGTCATCGGCGCCTCCAACCGCGAGGACATGATCGACCCGGCGATCCTGCGGCCGGGCCGCCTCGACGTGAAGATCAAGATCGAGCGCCCGGACGCCGAGGGCGCGAAGGACATCTTCGCCAAGTACCTGACCGACGACCTGCCGCTGCACGCCGACGACCTCACCGAGTTCGGCGGCGACCCGGCGGCCTGCATCCAGGGCATGGTGCAGCACACCGTCGAGCGCATGTACGAGGAGACCGACGAGAACCGGTTCCTGGAGGTCACCTACGCCAACGGTGACAAGGAGGTCCTGTACTTCCGGGACTTCAACTCCGGCGCGATGATCCAGAACATCGTGGACCGGGCGAAGAAGTCGGCGATCAAGTCGCTGCTGGACACCAAGCAGCCCGGCCTGTCGGTGCGGCACCTGATGGACGCCATCGTCGACGAGTTCGCCGAGAACGAGGACCTGCCCAACACGACCAACCCGGACGACTGGGCCCGGATCTCCGGCAAGAAGGGGGAGCGGATCGTGTACATCCGCACCCTCGTCACCGGCAAGAACCAGGAGACCGGTCGGGCCATCGACACGGCGACCAACACGGGCCAGTACCTCTAG
- a CDS encoding sensor histidine kinase, whose protein sequence is MRLRLSPAFLLRAADALAALAAVVVYLYFASKSTAPQWAELHLALLIGVPLAVRRQWPLAVFVVVVLAQNAATVLEITLEMYLPSAYAAYTLGLLVPRRRSLPVLVGALPVTAVALIVGQPWPDDVGLVGAVSVILVASWALGRANRVNRAHRARAERERAERTVEAERRRIARELHDVVAHSLSLIAVKTGTANHVCADLPEVAREALVVAERTSRDTLVEMRRLLGVLRDEDHAAERAPMPGLADLPALVGAARDAGVDVELAAGAPELPDAVGRTVYRLVQESITNVVKHAAPASCRVTIALVDGVAVVEVVDDGPGAPDPQPQGHGLVGMRERVAVYGGALETGNRPEGGFRVRAEVPLG, encoded by the coding sequence GTGCGACTCCGGCTCTCCCCCGCGTTCCTGCTGCGCGCGGCCGACGCCCTCGCGGCGCTGGCCGCCGTGGTGGTCTACCTGTACTTCGCCTCCAAGAGCACCGCCCCGCAGTGGGCGGAGCTGCACCTGGCGCTGCTGATCGGCGTTCCGCTGGCGGTGCGCAGGCAGTGGCCGCTGGCGGTGTTCGTGGTGGTCGTGCTGGCGCAGAACGCGGCGACGGTCCTGGAGATCACCCTGGAGATGTACCTGCCGAGCGCGTACGCGGCTTACACCCTGGGGCTGCTCGTGCCGCGCCGCCGGTCGCTCCCGGTGCTGGTCGGCGCGCTGCCGGTCACCGCCGTCGCGCTGATCGTCGGCCAGCCGTGGCCGGACGACGTCGGGCTGGTGGGCGCGGTCTCGGTGATCCTGGTGGCGTCGTGGGCGCTGGGGCGGGCCAACCGGGTGAACCGGGCGCACCGGGCGCGGGCCGAGCGGGAGCGGGCCGAGCGGACCGTGGAGGCGGAGCGGCGGCGGATCGCGCGCGAGCTGCACGACGTGGTCGCGCACAGCCTGAGCCTCATCGCGGTCAAGACCGGGACGGCGAACCACGTGTGCGCCGACCTGCCCGAGGTGGCCCGCGAGGCGCTGGTGGTGGCCGAGCGGACCAGCCGGGACACGCTGGTGGAGATGCGCAGGCTGCTGGGGGTGCTGCGGGACGAGGACCACGCGGCCGAGCGCGCCCCGATGCCGGGCCTGGCCGACCTGCCCGCGCTGGTGGGGGCGGCGCGGGACGCCGGGGTCGACGTGGAGCTGGCCGCGGGCGCGCCCGAGCTGCCGGACGCGGTCGGCCGGACGGTGTACCGGCTGGTGCAGGAGTCGATCACGAACGTGGTCAAGCACGCCGCCCCCGCGAGCTGCCGGGTGACGATCGCGCTGGTGGACGGGGTGGCGGTGGTGGAGGTGGTCGACGACGGTCCGGGCGCGCCGGACCCGCAGCCGCAGGGGCACGGGCTGGTCGGGATGCGCGAGCGGGTCGCCGTGTACGGGGGCGCGCTGGAGACCGGGAACCGGCCCGAGGGCGGGTTCCGGGTGCGGGCGGAGGTGCCGCTCGGATGA
- a CDS encoding tRNA (adenine-N1)-methyltransferase — translation MSTASGPFQPGDRVQLTDPKGRHYTIVLEPGKEYHTHRGALPHDKLIGQPEGSVVTSVGGTSFLALRPLLADYVLSMPRGAQVIYPKDAAQIVMYGDVFPGARVLEAGAGSGALTCSLLRAVGEKGSVTSYEVRQDHADHAIRNVEQFFGERPANWSLTVDDLATHTGEVDRVVLDMLAPWDVLPTVAANLIPGGVLVVYVATTTQLSKVTEALREQQHWTEPQAWETLVRPWHVVGLAVRPEHRMIAHTAFLLTTRRLADGVTPPRPQRRPSKG, via the coding sequence GTGAGCACCGCCAGTGGTCCGTTCCAGCCCGGAGACCGGGTGCAGTTGACCGACCCGAAGGGACGGCACTACACCATCGTGCTCGAACCGGGCAAGGAGTACCACACGCACCGCGGCGCGCTGCCGCACGACAAGCTGATCGGGCAGCCCGAGGGCAGCGTGGTGACCTCCGTGGGCGGCACCTCGTTCCTGGCGCTGCGCCCGCTGCTCGCCGACTACGTGCTGTCCATGCCCAGGGGTGCGCAGGTCATCTACCCCAAGGACGCCGCGCAGATCGTCATGTACGGCGACGTCTTCCCCGGCGCGCGCGTGCTGGAGGCGGGCGCCGGGTCGGGCGCGCTGACCTGCTCGCTGCTGCGCGCGGTCGGCGAGAAGGGCAGCGTGACCTCCTACGAGGTCCGCCAGGACCACGCCGACCACGCGATCCGCAACGTCGAGCAGTTCTTCGGCGAGCGGCCCGCCAACTGGTCGCTGACCGTGGACGACCTGGCCACCCACACCGGCGAGGTCGACCGGGTCGTCCTGGACATGCTCGCGCCGTGGGACGTGCTGCCGACCGTGGCCGCCAACCTCATCCCCGGCGGCGTGCTCGTGGTGTACGTGGCGACCACGACGCAGCTGTCGAAGGTCACCGAGGCGCTGCGCGAGCAGCAGCACTGGACCGAGCCGCAGGCGTGGGAGACGCTCGTGCGGCCGTGGCACGTGGTGGGCCTGGCGGTGCGCCCCGAGCACCGGATGATCGCGCACACCGCGTTCCTGCTGACCACCCGCAGGCTCGCCGACGGCGTCACCCCGCCGCGCCCGCAGCGCAGGCCGTCCAAGGGCTGA
- a CDS encoding aldo/keto reductase encodes MPEFALGLAALGRPAYINLGRDGALPATRDVDSMRAACHAVLDAAHAAGVRRVDAARSYGLSESFLSEWLAERGHDDVVVSSKWGYAYVADWRADADVHEVKEHSLSRFTRQWEETSALIEPSRYLVHSLTADSPLFDDPALLDALGALRARDVRVGFSTTGPRQADTVRRALALEVDGQPLFTVVQSTWNALERSAGQALAEASAAGFEVYVKEGVANGRLAVRPPAALRDLARELDATPDAVALALVAAQPWADVVLSGAASTDQLHANLRATALDVPADALDELVEPAEQYWSTRGSLAWT; translated from the coding sequence GTGCCCGAATTCGCCCTTGGTCTCGCCGCGCTGGGCAGGCCCGCCTACATCAACCTCGGCCGCGACGGCGCGCTCCCCGCCACCAGGGACGTCGACTCCATGCGCGCCGCCTGCCACGCCGTCCTCGACGCCGCGCACGCCGCCGGGGTGCGCCGGGTCGACGCCGCCCGCTCCTACGGCCTGTCGGAGAGCTTCCTGTCCGAGTGGCTCGCCGAGCGCGGGCACGACGACGTGGTCGTCTCCAGCAAGTGGGGGTACGCCTACGTCGCCGACTGGCGCGCCGACGCCGACGTGCACGAGGTCAAGGAGCACTCGCTGTCGCGCTTCACCCGGCAGTGGGAGGAGACCTCGGCCCTGATCGAGCCCTCCCGCTACCTGGTGCACTCGCTCACGGCGGACAGCCCGCTGTTCGACGACCCGGCCCTGCTCGACGCCCTCGGCGCCCTGCGCGCGCGGGACGTGCGGGTCGGCTTCTCCACCACCGGCCCGCGCCAGGCCGACACCGTCCGCCGCGCGCTCGCCCTGGAGGTCGACGGGCAGCCGCTGTTCACCGTCGTGCAGTCCACCTGGAACGCCCTGGAGCGCTCGGCGGGCCAGGCCCTGGCCGAGGCGTCGGCGGCGGGCTTCGAGGTGTACGTCAAGGAGGGCGTGGCCAACGGCCGCCTCGCCGTCCGACCGCCGGCCGCGCTGCGGGATCTGGCGCGCGAGCTCGACGCGACCCCGGACGCCGTCGCGCTCGCCCTCGTCGCGGCCCAGCCGTGGGCCGACGTGGTCCTGTCCGGCGCCGCGAGCACCGACCAGCTGCACGCCAACCTGCGCGCCACCGCCCTGGACGTGCCCGCCGACGCCCTCGACGAACTCGTCGAACCGGCCGAGCAGTACTGGTCCACGCGCGGCTCGCTCGCCTGGACCTGA
- a CDS encoding sensor histidine kinase yields MPSRTDLAVVATALSAGLLLFWIDFDRLWGPDQAAPTWVRVLLLVTACAGQLFRTARPGLALALAGPAVAADMALGHSSVVLVVGIDVLFSTAISAGPRLYRGLVTGIGLLCVGLTVGASLLTGEPRLALLVAVQAFSMAVVPVWWGSNIRQHRQNERQLARIAELDRRAAVTAERARMARDLHDVVAGHLSAIAIQSEAVLTLPDDDPQRVRSVLRAVREGSVGALAEMRTMIDVLRADGEVDEAVSARLGEVGRLVEASGLDVRLRVDDVSGVPAAVDVAGYRIAQESLTNALKHGARGGRVSLRVERQAARVVLEVGNEVRDEGRAGRAPGSGTGLVGMAERAHAVGGRFRAGVEDGLWVVRAELPL; encoded by the coding sequence GTGCCGTCCCGCACCGATCTCGCCGTGGTCGCGACGGCCCTGAGCGCCGGGCTTCTGCTGTTCTGGATCGACTTCGACCGGCTGTGGGGCCCTGACCAGGCCGCGCCGACGTGGGTGCGGGTGCTGCTGCTGGTGACGGCCTGCGCGGGCCAGCTGTTCCGGACCGCGCGGCCCGGTCTCGCGCTGGCGCTGGCCGGTCCCGCGGTGGCCGCGGACATGGCGCTCGGGCACAGCAGCGTGGTGCTGGTGGTGGGGATCGACGTGCTGTTCAGCACGGCGATCTCGGCCGGGCCGAGGCTCTACCGGGGGCTGGTGACCGGGATCGGGCTGCTGTGCGTCGGCCTGACCGTGGGGGCGTCGCTGCTGACCGGGGAGCCGAGGCTGGCGCTGCTGGTGGCGGTGCAGGCGTTCTCGATGGCGGTCGTCCCGGTGTGGTGGGGCTCGAACATCCGCCAGCACCGGCAGAACGAGCGCCAGCTGGCCCGGATCGCCGAGCTGGACCGGCGGGCGGCGGTGACCGCCGAGCGCGCCCGGATGGCCCGCGACCTGCACGACGTGGTCGCCGGGCACCTGTCGGCGATCGCGATCCAGTCCGAGGCGGTGCTGACCCTGCCGGACGACGACCCGCAGCGGGTGCGGTCGGTGCTGCGGGCGGTGCGGGAGGGCAGCGTGGGGGCGCTGGCGGAGATGCGCACGATGATCGACGTGCTGCGGGCCGACGGCGAGGTGGACGAGGCGGTGTCGGCGCGGCTGGGCGAGGTGGGGCGGCTGGTGGAGGCGTCCGGGCTGGACGTGCGGCTGCGGGTGGACGACGTGAGCGGGGTCCCGGCGGCGGTGGACGTGGCCGGGTACCGGATCGCGCAGGAGTCGCTGACGAACGCGCTCAAGCACGGGGCGCGCGGCGGGCGGGTGTCGCTGCGGGTGGAGCGGCAGGCGGCGCGGGTGGTGCTGGAGGTCGGCAACGAGGTGCGGGACGAGGGGCGCGCCGGGCGGGCGCCGGGCAGCGGGACGGGGTTGGTGGGCATGGCCGAGCGGGCGCACGCGGTGGGCGGGCGGTTCCGGGCCGGGGTGGAGGACGGGCTGTGGGTCGTGCGGGCGGAGCTGCCGCTGTGA
- a CDS encoding nuclear transport factor 2 family protein, whose protein sequence is MSVPPPGPHGQQPEAHGQQPAYGRPSGGFPRQAQPPQFGQPPQAGYGQQPEYGQQAGYGQQSHGQPGYGQQPGQFGQQPGQYGQPGQYGQPGQYGQPGQYGQQPGMPGQFGFDPNGGLPPKKKSALPWVLGGVGVLAVVGLVVGLLVFTGGDETDTASGGPGQSTSASSPDQAGGSAETAEAEKVVNAYVDELKKGKSADKAKSQAMICAADRPTVKAFAEQAEAVEASLPAERREQLNSVKLDYEVENVTASGTTGSLTMRIRYSNVPAGVALPAESTTVLDLVEESGDWKICGLAKQLTGTPGGATG, encoded by the coding sequence ATGTCGGTCCCGCCCCCCGGTCCGCACGGCCAGCAGCCGGAAGCGCACGGGCAGCAGCCGGCGTACGGCAGGCCCAGCGGCGGCTTCCCGCGGCAGGCCCAGCCCCCGCAGTTCGGGCAGCCCCCGCAGGCGGGGTACGGGCAGCAGCCGGAGTACGGGCAGCAGGCGGGGTACGGGCAGCAGTCCCACGGCCAGCCGGGGTACGGCCAGCAGCCGGGCCAGTTCGGCCAGCAGCCGGGCCAGTACGGCCAGCCGGGCCAGTACGGCCAGCCGGGCCAGTACGGCCAGCCGGGCCAGTACGGCCAGCAGCCGGGGATGCCGGGCCAGTTCGGCTTCGACCCGAACGGGGGCCTGCCGCCCAAGAAGAAGAGCGCCCTGCCCTGGGTGCTCGGCGGGGTCGGCGTGCTCGCCGTCGTCGGGCTCGTCGTGGGCCTGCTGGTGTTCACCGGCGGCGACGAGACCGACACCGCGAGCGGCGGCCCCGGGCAGTCCACCTCCGCCTCCAGCCCCGACCAGGCGGGCGGCTCGGCGGAGACGGCCGAGGCCGAGAAGGTCGTGAACGCCTACGTCGACGAGCTGAAGAAGGGCAAGAGCGCGGACAAGGCCAAGTCGCAGGCCATGATCTGCGCCGCCGACCGGCCGACCGTGAAGGCGTTCGCCGAGCAGGCCGAGGCGGTGGAGGCCAGCCTCCCCGCCGAGCGCCGCGAGCAGCTGAACTCGGTGAAGCTGGACTACGAGGTGGAGAACGTGACCGCGTCGGGCACGACCGGCTCGCTCACCATGCGGATCAGGTACTCGAACGTCCCCGCCGGGGTCGCCCTGCCCGCCGAGAGCACCACGGTGCTGGACCTAGTCGAGGAGAGCGGCGACTGGAAGATCTGCGGTCTGGCCAAGCAGCTCACCGGCACCCCCGGCGGCGCCACCGGCTGA
- a CDS encoding response regulator, producing MSGDEVDADQVGQGPTGPAPASPIGVVIADDQALLRGSFEVLVGSAPDLRVLGTADDGARAVAVCAATGPDVVLMDVRMPNVDGIEATARICAAQPGVRVLILTTFDLDEYVYAALRAGASGFLLKDTPPADLLAAIRVVASGEALLSPSVTRRLITEFAARPATRRLPALDAVTAREREVLRLIAEGLSNDEITEALHVSRGTLKTHVGRLLHKLGARDRAQLVIAAYESGLVTPGERAEPLPGALPGRGSGDR from the coding sequence ATGAGCGGGGACGAGGTGGACGCGGACCAGGTGGGCCAGGGTCCGACGGGCCCGGCCCCGGCGTCCCCGATCGGGGTGGTGATCGCCGACGACCAGGCGCTGCTGCGCGGCAGCTTCGAGGTGCTCGTGGGCTCGGCCCCCGACCTGCGGGTGCTGGGCACCGCCGACGACGGCGCGCGGGCCGTCGCGGTGTGCGCCGCCACCGGCCCGGACGTGGTGCTGATGGACGTGCGGATGCCGAACGTGGACGGCATCGAGGCGACCGCGCGGATCTGCGCGGCGCAGCCGGGCGTGCGGGTGCTGATCCTGACCACGTTCGACCTGGACGAGTACGTGTACGCCGCGCTGCGGGCGGGCGCGAGCGGGTTCCTGCTCAAGGACACCCCGCCCGCCGACCTGCTGGCCGCCATCCGGGTGGTCGCCTCGGGCGAGGCGCTGCTGTCGCCCTCGGTGACCCGGCGGCTGATCACCGAGTTCGCCGCGCGCCCGGCCACCCGGCGACTGCCCGCGCTGGACGCGGTCACCGCCCGCGAGCGGGAGGTGCTGCGGCTGATCGCCGAGGGCCTGTCCAACGACGAGATCACCGAGGCGCTGCACGTCTCGCGCGGCACGCTGAAGACGCACGTCGGGCGGCTGCTGCACAAGCTCGGCGCCCGCGACCGGGCCCAGCTGGTGATCGCCGCCTACGAGTCGGGCCTGGTCACGCCCGGTGAACGCGCGGAACCCCTCCCCGGCGCGCTGCCGGGGAGGGGTTCCGGGGACCGGTGA